AACCTACGATTCATGACTTGGCTTGCCGCTTTGCTGGGCGTTGGGATCGGATTCACTTGGCTGGTAAGTCGGATGTTGCAAATGCGTCAGTTGTCCGAAGTGAAAGAACGTTTTGCTGCTGACTTGCATGACGAGTTGGGAGCGAATCTGCATACGATCGGCTTGTTGAGCGATCTGGCGGACGACTTCCAAGACTCGCCAGACGAACTGACCACCTTTCTTAAACGCATCCGGAGCGTAACCGAGCGAACCGGGATCGCGATGCGAAATTGCACCGATATGCATGACGCTGGCGAGTTGTATACCGGGTTTAAAAGCGACATGCAGCGAGCCGCTGAGCGGATTGTGGTGCACCTTGATCACGACTTGACCATTGAGGGTGAAACGTACCTCAATCGACTGAAGCCCCGCACCCGAATGGACTTGTTCTTATTTTATAAGGAGAGTCTCGTCAACATTTGCCGACACTCTGGTGCGACAGAGTTAGTGACGCGGTTGAGTGGTACCCCACACGAAATCAACTTGCATATTGCCGACAACGGACGCGGAATCCCAGAGGCGGGGTTTCCAGCGACGGAATCTTCGCGACACGGCAAGACCGTGGTTCCCCCGTCATTGCGACGCCGAGCCAGATTGCTGGGTGCCACGATTCGGGCAGAAAGCCCAGCCGATGGCGGCACTTGTATCCATCTCAAACTCCAGACCCGGCGGTGGGGATTCCACCGATGAACAGTGAAGCCAACATGAGTGTAGCCAGCAGGGATAGAGACAGTCGCGACAAGAATATCCGCGTGATGATTGTGGAAGACCATCCGGAATACCGGGAGGTTGTTGAGATTGCGCTGAAGAAAGAACCCGACATTCAGCTAATCGGTACCTATGGCGCGGTCGAAGTTGCTTTGCGCAGTTTGCAGAATCGTGACGAACGCAAAATGCCGGATCTCGTCTTATTGGATCTCAATCTTCCGGGCATCAACGGACTGGATGCGATCCCGATGTTCATCGAGGCATTTCCGTGTTCGAAGATCATCATCCTCACCCAATCCGATCAAGAAGCCGATGTGGTTCGTGCGATCTCACTGGGCGCGTCTGGCTATCTTTTGAAGTCTGCGACGGTCAGCCAAATTAAGACTGGGATCCGTGAGGTGGCGCGAGGTGAGGCAACGCTCGATGCGAAGGTTGCCAAGTACGTCATGAACATTCTCCGAGAGACACTGCCCAAGCAGACGGTCGACAAGGTACTGACACCGCGTGAAATGGAAATCCTGGCGATGCTCGCCGATGGGTTAACCAAAAAGGAGATCGCAAAGGACCTAGGCCTAAGCAACAGCACGGTGAGCACTCACGTGGTTCATATCTTCGAGAAACTCAAAGTCCAAAACGCACCCGCCGCGATCGCAAAAGCCTTCCGAATCGGACTGTTCCGGGCCTAGTTGCTTCGTGAGCGAGGGCAAGTCTTTTCAGTGATTGGGTTGAGGAGGATTTACCTAGTGGCAGTTGGTGTCTTCGCTGTAAACGAGCATAACCGTCCATAAAACATCCATAATGTCCATAAGGTGCCATGCATCATCCATATAATGTCCATAAGGTGCCATGCATCATCCATATAAAGAAGACT
The Neorhodopirellula lusitana DNA segment above includes these coding regions:
- a CDS encoding response regulator — translated: MSVASRDRDSRDKNIRVMIVEDHPEYREVVEIALKKEPDIQLIGTYGAVEVALRSLQNRDERKMPDLVLLDLNLPGINGLDAIPMFIEAFPCSKIIILTQSDQEADVVRAISLGASGYLLKSATVSQIKTGIREVARGEATLDAKVAKYVMNILRETLPKQTVDKVLTPREMEILAMLADGLTKKEIAKDLGLSNSTVSTHVVHIFEKLKVQNAPAAIAKAFRIGLFRA